Proteins from one Azospirillum brasilense genomic window:
- a CDS encoding glycosyltransferase family 10 domain-containing protein, whose amino-acid sequence MLDQRTSAFLEDFLAKPGGDPERLDRFLLHGPYRGRRGGRPRLKLAFHDFWPEFDKGTNFFIEILSSRFDLSVVEDDSDLAIVSVFGGRHREAHSRRTLFFTGENVRPPLDGFDMAVSFDRLDDPRHYRLPLYVMHAYEHMREGAVPHFCSPVLPPAPPTRAAFAERGFCAFLYKNPNGERRNRFFPALDGRRRVDSLGWHLNNTGSVVKMGWLAKIRVFERYRFAFAFENASHPGYLTEKILDVFQAGAVPLYWGDPDLEREVAAGSFIDVSRFATDEEAVDHILAVDGDYDAYCAHRAVAPFLGTEEFHFDAYRLADWIESRL is encoded by the coding sequence ATGCTCGATCAGCGGACCAGCGCGTTTCTTGAGGACTTCCTGGCGAAGCCCGGCGGCGACCCGGAGCGGCTCGACCGCTTCCTGCTGCACGGCCCCTACCGCGGGCGGCGCGGCGGCCGGCCCCGGCTGAAGCTGGCCTTCCACGACTTCTGGCCGGAGTTCGACAAGGGCACGAACTTCTTCATCGAGATCCTGTCCAGCCGTTTCGACCTGTCGGTGGTCGAGGACGACAGCGACCTCGCCATCGTGTCGGTCTTCGGTGGGCGGCACCGCGAGGCGCACAGCCGCCGCACCCTGTTCTTCACCGGGGAGAACGTGCGCCCGCCGCTGGACGGCTTCGACATGGCGGTGTCCTTCGATCGCCTCGACGACCCGCGCCATTACCGCCTGCCGCTCTACGTCATGCACGCCTACGAGCACATGCGGGAGGGGGCGGTGCCGCATTTCTGCTCGCCGGTCCTGCCGCCGGCGCCGCCGACGCGGGCGGCCTTCGCGGAGCGCGGCTTCTGCGCCTTCCTCTACAAGAACCCGAACGGGGAGCGCCGCAACCGCTTCTTCCCGGCGCTGGACGGGCGGCGGCGCGTCGATTCGCTGGGCTGGCACCTGAACAACACCGGCAGCGTCGTCAAGATGGGCTGGCTGGCCAAGATCCGCGTCTTCGAACGCTACCGCTTCGCCTTCGCCTTCGAGAACGCCAGCCACCCCGGCTATCTGACGGAGAAGATCCTGGACGTCTTCCAGGCCGGGGCGGTCCCGCTCTATTGGGGCGATCCCGATCTGGAGCGCGAGGTGGCGGCCGGCAGTTTCATCGACGTGTCGCGCTTCGCCACGGACGAGGAGGCGGTGGACCACATCCTGGCGGTGGACGGTGATTACGACGCCTATTGCGCCCACCGCGCCGTGGCGCCCTTCCTGGGGACGGAGGAGTTCCATTTCGACGCCTACCGCCTCGCCGACTGGATCGAGAGCCGGCTGTAA
- the yacG gene encoding DNA gyrase inhibitor YacG, with protein MNDNQKPSEKACPICGRPAVEETKPFCSKRCADVDLSRWLGGVYRIESPDRPDAEEVDERE; from the coding sequence ATGAACGACAACCAGAAGCCTTCCGAGAAAGCCTGTCCAATCTGTGGCCGTCCGGCGGTGGAAGAAACCAAGCCCTTCTGCTCCAAGCGCTGCGCCGACGTGGATTTGTCGCGCTGGCTGGGCGGCGTCTACCGCATCGAAAGCCCCGACCGCCCGGACGCCGAAGAGGTGGACGAGCGCGAGTGA